From the genome of Clostridium sp. BNL1100, one region includes:
- a CDS encoding NAD(P)H-dependent oxidoreductase subunit E — translation MEKVKEILNRYGNSKDNLIQVMLELQNMSGTNSLPHEWVVFVAEAMDMPVSRVYSVITFYSMFGTEPRGRYLVEVCKSGPCHVSGAKNVLKLLEEKLGLKPGETTGDGVFTLIQSSCFGACDVAPAIKIGEKVYGNLTSEKLSEIVDSYREGQHNG, via the coding sequence ATGGAGAAGGTTAAGGAGATATTGAATCGCTACGGCAATTCAAAAGACAATCTTATTCAAGTGATGTTAGAACTGCAAAATATGTCGGGGACAAATTCCCTGCCCCATGAATGGGTTGTATTTGTAGCAGAAGCAATGGATATGCCTGTTAGTAGGGTATATAGTGTAATTACTTTTTATTCTATGTTTGGCACCGAGCCTAGAGGCAGGTATCTGGTTGAAGTCTGTAAAAGCGGACCATGTCATGTTTCCGGTGCAAAAAATGTATTGAAGCTTCTTGAAGAAAAACTTGGCTTAAAACCGGGTGAGACGACTGGGGACGGAGTTTTTACATTGATTCAGTCAAGCTGTTTTGGTGCATGTGACGTAGCTCCTGCTATCAAGATAGGTGAAAAAGTTTATGGTAATCTCACATCTGAGAAGTTGTCAGAGATAGTAGACTCTTACAGGGAGGGCCAACATAATGGATAA
- a CDS encoding NADH-ubiquinone oxidoreductase-F iron-sulfur binding region domain-containing protein: MDKVLSARFGKIKPDSIEEYIQAGGYEGLKKTMSMEHLDAIEEIKKANLFGRGGAAYPTGIKWEQAYAIQRGPKYMVCNADEGEPGTFKDKHILSEDPFELIEGMTIGAYIMGAKEGYIYIRGEYAAIQKIVKSAIENAKKAGYLGKNILGREGFDFELKVVSGAGAYVCGENTALVESIEGKTGRPRQKPPYIKNCGLYQMPTILNNVETYSCIPWIIKDGGEKFSSMGTEFSGGTKLMCLSGNVNNRGVYEIPFGTTLRELIFKLGGGMKDGRKLKFVHLGGSSGSCFPESMVDTKICYYDLKKAGFSLGSGAVLVVDDTHCAVDYLKTVMEFFEEESCGKCTPCREGNHRLVEILDKMTEGTATMADFNKMKSLAQTMKTTSFCGLGQSAPMPLITLVKYFEEEFLEHINGKCRAGVCSMSGKAGK, translated from the coding sequence ATGGATAAGGTACTAAGCGCAAGATTTGGGAAAATCAAACCCGACAGCATTGAAGAATATATTCAGGCCGGTGGATATGAAGGCTTGAAAAAAACAATGTCAATGGAACACCTTGACGCAATAGAAGAAATAAAGAAAGCAAACCTTTTTGGAAGAGGCGGAGCTGCCTATCCTACCGGAATTAAGTGGGAGCAGGCATATGCAATTCAAAGAGGACCTAAATACATGGTCTGTAATGCCGATGAAGGTGAACCCGGTACATTTAAGGATAAACATATATTGTCTGAAGACCCGTTTGAACTAATTGAAGGTATGACCATAGGTGCGTATATAATGGGCGCTAAGGAAGGATATATCTATATCAGAGGCGAATATGCCGCTATTCAGAAAATCGTGAAAAGTGCTATAGAAAATGCAAAAAAAGCAGGATATTTGGGTAAGAATATTTTAGGTAGAGAAGGGTTTGATTTTGAATTAAAGGTTGTTTCAGGTGCAGGTGCATATGTTTGCGGTGAAAATACCGCTTTGGTTGAATCAATCGAAGGTAAGACAGGAAGACCAAGACAAAAGCCGCCTTATATCAAGAACTGCGGTTTGTATCAAATGCCGACAATACTGAACAACGTTGAGACATATTCATGTATTCCATGGATAATAAAGGATGGCGGAGAGAAATTCAGTTCAATGGGAACTGAGTTCAGCGGCGGAACAAAATTAATGTGCTTGTCAGGTAATGTTAACAACAGAGGAGTTTACGAAATACCTTTCGGAACAACTTTGAGAGAACTTATATTCAAACTGGGCGGAGGAATGAAAGATGGACGCAAACTGAAATTTGTTCACCTTGGCGGTTCGTCAGGAAGTTGTTTCCCAGAAAGCATGGTTGACACAAAGATATGCTATTATGATTTGAAAAAAGCAGGTTTTTCATTGGGTTCAGGTGCAGTACTTGTAGTAGATGACACTCATTGTGCAGTAGATTACCTGAAAACAGTTATGGAGTTCTTTGAGGAGGAATCCTGCGGAAAATGTACACCTTGTAGAGAAGGAAATCACAGATTGGTTGAAATTCTCGACAAGATGACAGAAGGAACTGCAACCATGGCTGATTTTAATAAAATGAAGAGTCTTGCACAAACTATGAAGACAACAAGTTTCTGCGGATTGGGACAAAGTGCTCCAATGCCATTGATAACACTGGTTAAATATTTTGAAGAAGAATTTTTGGAGCATATCAACGGAAAATGTAGAGCCGGAGTGTGCAGCATGTCTGGAAAGGCAGGTAAATAA
- a CDS encoding MutS family DNA mismatch repair protein: MRTPEEKYKKRVDVYKRKLELYTARSSNTGNYKLLVFFAGLIGVAVFFFLKLYILMAAIALLFGGLFVYLSAIHNTFIKNKNYFNAMYQINQMCLKRVKGEWNEFLDEGEEFVNPQNNYTYDLDIFGKGSLFQMLNMTATYSGRQKLAEMLQNPLEKKEDIYIRQEALQELAKKLIFRHRLFSNGLTLNKNTILTDNNDSDRKRKKTLLDTMNKLDDVYSWAKEEKSLYTSPKFKLFIFGLPVLSFCMLILGILKIVPVYVPIVLYLLQFIMIGFRAENRNKSFELVEKYSDTLKIYKSILKKFETEKFSSTYINNLKNRLKDDYGNPAWKQIEKLSKIWELIANRYNLMHIFVNTAVLWDFHCLAALENWKKSGGKHVERWFDTIGEVEALCSLSLMCHDNPEYIMPHICEENTPRIEALHLGHPLLTKARECNDIIINSKEPILLITGSNMSGKSTFLRTVGMSLVLSYLGLPICAESFTCPVMKVYACMRTSDNLGQSVSSFYAELLRVKMIVEAVERGEKVFFLLDEIFKGTNSADRHTGAKMLINQLDKKGAWGLVSTHDLELADMENESKGRIRNYHFKEYYKDNQIYFDYKLRKGVSDTRNAIYLMKMAGVNIE; this comes from the coding sequence ATGAGAACACCGGAAGAAAAGTACAAAAAAAGAGTAGATGTTTATAAAAGAAAGCTTGAATTATACACCGCAAGAAGCAGTAATACAGGTAATTACAAGCTGTTAGTATTTTTTGCGGGTTTGATAGGGGTTGCAGTTTTCTTTTTCTTAAAGCTATATATACTAATGGCTGCAATAGCATTGCTTTTTGGGGGATTGTTCGTTTATCTTTCTGCGATTCACAACACATTTATAAAAAATAAAAACTACTTTAATGCAATGTATCAGATAAACCAAATGTGCCTGAAAAGAGTTAAAGGTGAGTGGAATGAGTTCCTTGATGAAGGTGAAGAATTTGTAAATCCTCAGAACAATTACACCTATGATCTTGATATATTTGGGAAAGGCTCCCTTTTCCAGATGCTGAATATGACAGCAACATACTCCGGAAGGCAGAAGCTGGCCGAAATGCTTCAAAACCCACTTGAGAAAAAGGAAGATATATATATAAGGCAGGAAGCCTTACAGGAGTTGGCCAAAAAGCTAATTTTCAGACACAGGCTATTTTCAAACGGCTTAACCCTTAACAAGAACACAATACTGACTGACAATAACGACAGTGATAGAAAAAGAAAGAAAACTCTTCTGGATACTATGAACAAGTTGGATGATGTTTACTCATGGGCAAAGGAAGAAAAAAGCCTGTATACATCGCCTAAATTTAAGCTATTTATATTCGGACTTCCTGTTCTTTCATTCTGCATGCTTATACTTGGTATATTAAAAATTGTGCCGGTTTATGTACCGATAGTGCTTTATCTTTTACAGTTCATTATGATTGGGTTCAGAGCGGAAAACAGAAATAAGAGCTTTGAGTTGGTAGAAAAGTACTCCGACACACTTAAAATATATAAAAGCATATTGAAGAAATTTGAAACCGAGAAGTTTTCAAGTACTTATATAAATAACTTAAAAAACAGATTGAAGGATGATTACGGAAATCCTGCATGGAAACAGATTGAAAAACTATCAAAGATATGGGAGCTTATTGCAAACAGGTACAACCTGATGCATATCTTTGTAAATACTGCCGTGCTATGGGATTTTCACTGCCTGGCAGCTCTTGAAAACTGGAAAAAAAGCGGAGGTAAACATGTTGAAAGGTGGTTTGACACAATCGGAGAGGTTGAAGCCTTATGCAGCCTATCCTTGATGTGCCATGATAATCCTGAATACATAATGCCCCATATATGTGAGGAAAATACCCCTCGGATAGAAGCTTTACATCTAGGACACCCGTTACTGACAAAGGCCAGAGAATGCAATGATATAATAATAAATTCAAAAGAACCAATACTACTTATAACCGGTTCTAATATGTCAGGCAAAAGTACATTTTTAAGGACTGTAGGTATGAGCCTTGTATTGTCGTATCTTGGCCTGCCAATCTGTGCAGAATCTTTTACCTGCCCTGTAATGAAGGTATATGCATGTATGAGAACCAGTGACAATCTAGGACAAAGTGTTTCCTCATTCTATGCCGAATTGCTGAGAGTAAAAATGATTGTTGAAGCAGTAGAAAGGGGAGAAAAGGTATTCTTTCTTCTGGATGAAATTTTTAAGGGAACAAACTCAGCAGACAGACATACCGGTGCTAAAATGCTAATAAACCAGTTAGATAAAAAAGGGGCCTGGGGACTTGTTTCTACCCACGATCTTGAACTTGCAGATATGGAAAATGAGAGTAAAGGTCGTATAAGAAACTACCACTTTAAAGAGTATTACAAAGATAATCAGATATACTTTGATTATAAGCTAAGAAAAGGTGTATCAGATACAAGAAACGCTATTTATCTAATGAAAATGGCCGGAGTTAATATAGAATAG
- a CDS encoding peptide maturation system acyl carrier-related protein: protein MNTEVIKEKLLKIFESRFDMNLTERWEDMQEEHFLGSKMRLAPRDLLYLHCDIEKEFDIKISQEHIISEKFSSLNNIVYMISNELKEKESEVEGKKVS from the coding sequence ATGAATACTGAGGTTATAAAGGAGAAATTATTAAAAATATTTGAGAGCAGGTTTGATATGAACCTGACAGAGCGATGGGAAGATATGCAGGAGGAGCATTTTCTGGGTAGTAAAATGAGGCTGGCTCCCAGAGATTTGCTATATCTGCATTGTGATATTGAAAAGGAATTTGATATAAAGATATCTCAGGAACATATTATTAGCGAAAAATTCAGCAGTCTAAACAATATTGTTTATATGATTAGTAATGAGTTAAAAGAAAAAGAATCCGAAGTAGAAGGAAAAAAGGTATCCTAA
- a CDS encoding response regulator transcription factor, with the protein MNKIRTMLVEDDIDWVTAIEDYLLAKDDIYLEATANDRESAIKTATMIHPDVIVMDINLSGNKCDGIYAAAEIIAEIDTKILMLTCLSEEEIVLNSFTAGAINFLSKENYTHLADAIRSAKVGNSPYEVLLKEYSRLKEEEQLKPLTGSEKEVFHLLENGYSRSKIQNELYKSENTIKTQIKSILKKMGVNRVGQAIKKVHQKGFI; encoded by the coding sequence ATGAATAAAATCAGAACGATGCTTGTTGAAGACGATATTGATTGGGTAACCGCAATTGAGGATTATTTGCTGGCAAAGGATGATATTTATCTGGAGGCAACAGCTAATGACAGGGAAAGTGCCATAAAAACTGCGACCATGATTCACCCGGATGTTATAGTAATGGATATTAACCTCAGTGGAAATAAATGCGACGGGATTTATGCAGCGGCTGAAATTATTGCAGAAATAGATACCAAGATTCTTATGCTGACATGTCTCAGTGAAGAGGAAATTGTGCTCAATTCGTTTACAGCGGGGGCAATAAATTTTTTGTCCAAGGAAAATTACACGCATCTGGCAGATGCAATCCGTTCTGCCAAAGTCGGCAATTCTCCTTATGAAGTGCTTTTAAAGGAGTATTCAAGATTAAAAGAAGAAGAACAGCTCAAACCCTTAACAGGTTCTGAAAAAGAGGTATTCCACCTTTTAGAAAACGGTTATTCAAGAAGCAAAATTCAAAACGAATTGTACAAGTCTGAAAATACTATAAAGACTCAGATAAAGAGCATATTGAAAAAGATGGGCGTAAATAGAGTAGGACAGGCAATAAAAAAGGTACATCAAAAGGGTTTCATCTGA
- a CDS encoding HAMP domain-containing sensor histidine kinase — MHIIATIIVWGLSTLILVAGSKYRPLRWICLLGYILGGGVLGRFLNNISSSSLVVTSIYKLLSSLFLSVSYCFVPYFLIMFSRSYSGQFLVRHPVGKIICEMALLIPPTITILSFGLINPSYEYHIFLIFWVTPYFIIANYILIKSFFNEKVPAIKRQKLSTCVTVFVGSVYGYISCHLFPVLRVKLGHAERNPFVIFALLIAFVILSSRYGILGVKLNFEKYDPFNSIMMLSSGTLILSHTLKNELSKISMCAQNIKTIPKNDINRIEKNADIILDSSQYVLDMVKKIKDHVAEIRLEKNMGNIASLIEDSLGMVKPFTDVKNIRIIKNYSRDTSISMDRKNVKEVLVNIFMNSVEASKLGDSLSICVYIDGRYYTIAVTDTGEGIENENLHKVVQPFFTTKKGESNFGLGLSFCYNVMQKHNGLMEIQSKPGAGTTIYLKFPYH, encoded by the coding sequence ATGCATATTATAGCCACTATAATCGTCTGGGGCCTTTCAACACTGATATTAGTTGCAGGTTCAAAATACCGGCCTCTCAGATGGATATGCCTGCTTGGATATATTTTAGGTGGAGGGGTTCTGGGAAGATTCTTGAATAATATTAGCAGTAGCAGTTTAGTGGTTACAAGTATCTACAAACTATTATCATCACTTTTCCTGTCGGTATCCTATTGTTTTGTACCATATTTTTTAATAATGTTCAGCAGGAGTTATTCAGGACAGTTTTTGGTCCGGCATCCTGTGGGTAAAATAATATGCGAGATGGCATTGCTTATTCCTCCCACGATAACTATTTTATCGTTCGGATTAATCAATCCTTCATATGAATACCATATCTTTCTTATATTCTGGGTGACTCCATATTTTATTATAGCAAACTATATTTTAATAAAGTCATTTTTTAATGAAAAGGTTCCTGCCATCAAACGTCAAAAACTTTCTACATGTGTTACAGTTTTTGTAGGATCAGTATACGGGTATATTTCCTGCCATCTATTTCCCGTCCTGAGAGTCAAATTAGGTCATGCTGAACGTAATCCTTTTGTTATATTTGCCTTGCTTATCGCATTTGTGATTCTTAGTTCACGTTACGGGATACTGGGTGTCAAGCTGAATTTTGAAAAATACGATCCTTTTAACAGTATCATGATGCTATCCTCGGGAACCTTGATTTTGAGCCATACTTTGAAAAACGAATTAAGTAAAATATCCATGTGTGCGCAGAATATTAAGACAATTCCGAAAAATGATATTAACAGAATAGAAAAGAATGCGGATATAATACTAGACTCAAGTCAGTATGTCCTTGATATGGTAAAAAAGATTAAAGACCACGTTGCCGAGATAAGGCTTGAAAAAAATATGGGAAACATTGCCTCGTTAATTGAGGATTCCCTTGGTATGGTAAAACCTTTTACTGATGTAAAAAATATACGTATCATAAAGAACTATTCCAGGGATACAAGCATATCAATGGACAGAAAAAATGTAAAAGAGGTACTTGTAAATATATTTATGAACTCAGTCGAAGCCTCAAAGCTGGGAGATAGCTTATCAATATGCGTTTATATAGACGGTAGATATTACACAATAGCTGTAACGGATACGGGTGAAGGTATTGAAAATGAGAATTTGCATAAGGTAGTTCAACCATTTTTTACAACTAAAAAAGGGGAGTCCAATTTCGGGCTAGGGTTATCCTTCTGCTATAATGTCATGCAAAAGCATAATGGGCTAATGGAGATTCAAAGTAAGCCGGGAGCCGGAACAACGATATATTTGAAATTTCCTTATCATTAA
- the ccpM gene encoding Cys-rich peptide radical SAM maturase CcpM, with the protein MERDTPFIHLFKTPGGYYIYDINTNRIIKTQESVYNYLSLNRGNEINIGESSGNNEYDILIDKMKEKGLLSSNKVKEIIHPEDSLLEQNLASKIKMITLQVTQQCNLRCEYCAYSGDYVNRGHANARMSFETAKKGIDFLISHSKDVDMVNVGFYGGEPLLEFELIKKCVNYTLDNYGGKKITFGMTTNGTLFTKEILDFLSMHDFLIIISLDGPKEIHDLNRKFAAGGCGTFDKVNKNLEIFRESYPEYFKKVRFNVVMDRKNDFSCMNEFFNSDDIFTDLTLNTSDISVNYLKKQYQSSDTFDIKFKYEVFKLYLNKVGKLDKRIVSKLVTGTYNRVKTSFSKERLYTKKLPDKTHHSGPCVPGAQRLFMDVNGNFYPCERVSESSEVMRIGHVDMGFDYEKIRKILNIGKITEKSCINCWAFRFCTLCAASADDMEGLSAEMKSKHCNAVRATQEEALKDYCTLIEFGHSFEENNSYYVLEG; encoded by the coding sequence ATGGAGAGGGATACACCTTTTATTCACCTTTTTAAAACTCCCGGAGGGTATTACATATATGATATTAATACTAATCGTATTATTAAAACACAGGAATCAGTGTATAATTATTTAAGTTTAAATAGGGGTAATGAAATTAACATTGGAGAAAGTTCAGGAAATAATGAATATGATATTTTAATAGATAAGATGAAAGAGAAGGGCCTTCTTTCTTCAAATAAGGTAAAAGAGATAATTCACCCGGAGGATTCTTTACTTGAGCAAAATCTTGCCAGTAAAATAAAAATGATAACTCTGCAGGTGACACAGCAATGCAATCTGAGATGTGAATACTGTGCATATTCTGGAGACTATGTGAATAGGGGACATGCTAATGCCCGTATGAGCTTTGAAACGGCAAAAAAGGGAATAGATTTTTTAATAAGTCATTCCAAGGATGTGGATATGGTTAATGTAGGGTTTTATGGTGGAGAACCCCTTCTTGAATTTGAGTTGATAAAAAAATGTGTAAACTATACATTAGATAATTATGGAGGCAAAAAAATTACCTTTGGTATGACCACTAACGGTACCCTTTTTACCAAAGAAATATTGGACTTCCTTAGTATGCATGATTTCCTTATCATTATAAGTCTTGATGGTCCGAAGGAGATCCATGATCTGAACAGGAAATTTGCAGCCGGCGGTTGTGGAACCTTTGACAAAGTAAATAAAAACCTTGAAATCTTTAGAGAAAGCTATCCCGAGTATTTTAAAAAAGTCAGATTTAACGTTGTTATGGACAGAAAGAATGATTTTTCGTGTATGAATGAATTCTTTAACTCAGATGATATTTTTACTGATTTAACCTTAAATACGTCTGATATATCTGTAAATTATTTAAAAAAGCAATACCAATCTTCAGATACCTTTGATATTAAATTCAAATATGAAGTCTTTAAACTATATCTTAATAAGGTTGGTAAGCTTGATAAGAGGATCGTCTCAAAGCTTGTCACTGGTACATATAATAGGGTTAAAACAAGTTTTTCTAAAGAACGACTATACACAAAAAAATTACCAGACAAAACACATCATAGCGGACCATGTGTTCCAGGTGCTCAGAGACTTTTTATGGATGTAAATGGAAACTTTTATCCTTGCGAGAGGGTAAGTGAAAGCTCTGAAGTAATGCGAATCGGGCATGTCGATATGGGGTTTGATTATGAAAAAATCCGTAAAATACTGAATATAGGAAAAATAACCGAAAAAAGCTGCATTAACTGCTGGGCTTTCAGGTTTTGTACTTTATGTGCAGCCAGTGCTGATGATATGGAGGGCTTATCCGCTGAAATGAAATCAAAACACTGTAATGCTGTCAGAGCTACACAGGAGGAAGCCTTGAAGGACTACTGCACGCTTATTGAATTCGGTCACAGCTTTGAAGAGAATAATAGTTATTATGTATTGGAGGGATAG
- a CDS encoding inositol monophosphatase family protein, with product MSNIIETAISDAVKMVREAGELLLQSMDDKKVITKNGTANFVTEIDLKVQEILFGKLIKLLPESNIIAEETADNKFTLEKYTWILDPVDGTTNLMYGYKCSAIALGLVVDGIPYAGIVYNPFLNEMYTAQKGKGAFINDKKIGVTSNGSLSDSLLSFGTSPYDRGKADETFRITKKVFGKCRDIRRSGSAALDICNVAAGRTDGYFEMELQPWDYAGASIILKEAGGSITDWQGKDLTYISKSPAIATNGLIHKELIEAMK from the coding sequence GTGAGTAATATAATAGAAACAGCAATAAGTGATGCTGTAAAAATGGTTCGTGAGGCGGGAGAACTTTTGCTGCAAAGTATGGATGACAAGAAAGTCATTACAAAGAATGGTACGGCTAATTTTGTTACTGAAATAGATTTGAAGGTTCAGGAGATACTATTCGGTAAGTTGATTAAATTACTTCCTGAGAGTAATATAATTGCTGAGGAAACGGCAGATAATAAATTTACCCTAGAAAAATACACATGGATACTTGACCCAGTTGACGGAACTACAAACCTGATGTACGGGTATAAATGTTCTGCCATAGCTCTTGGATTGGTGGTGGATGGTATTCCCTATGCAGGAATAGTATATAATCCTTTTTTAAATGAAATGTATACGGCTCAAAAGGGTAAGGGAGCATTCATAAATGATAAGAAAATCGGGGTAACTTCAAACGGGAGTCTTTCAGACAGTCTTTTGTCCTTCGGAACTTCACCCTACGACAGAGGAAAGGCGGATGAGACGTTCAGAATAACTAAGAAAGTGTTTGGAAAATGCAGAGATATCCGAAGGAGCGGTTCTGCTGCTCTTGATATATGTAATGTAGCTGCCGGACGTACTGATGGGTATTTTGAAATGGAATTACAGCCTTGGGATTATGCAGGAGCATCCATAATTCTGAAAGAGGCAGGCGGTAGTATAACCGATTGGCAGGGCAAGGATTTAACCTATATTTCAAAAAGCCCCGCAATTGCTACAAATGGGCTTATACATAAGGAATTAATAGAAGCGATGAAATAG
- a CDS encoding TIGR04066 family peptide maturation system protein: MKNQKVLIYPYDSGFTPLLRHKQFLDSFEITSLVSPGGWGLTGRDAGDADKSGRIGINVTADFDEALELCDIVMIVDSEKYLDFQKYMMPKVFSAVDHGKDIIITTQLRDADFNTISKKCKEAGVNFKYFNYPEEHRKFPVINVENEFLYNINTPVVFVLGIGERTSKFEIQLSLREKFCNEGYRVSQIGTRGYCELLGFHSFPEFMFNGTFPETNKIVFFNHLIKKIEDEEHPDVIIIGIPGGIMPFNNRLTNKFGILAYEVSQALPSDSAIFSCHYAEYDNNYFKGLSDLVKYKLGFEVSCYNISNVMFDWTNSKQENKIIYTTLDSTFIGEKIIKYAESDLPVFNAQNTDSAGNMSEHIINKLADYGNAQCV; this comes from the coding sequence ATGAAAAATCAAAAAGTACTTATATATCCATATGACTCTGGTTTTACCCCTTTATTAAGGCATAAACAATTTTTAGATAGCTTTGAAATAACATCTCTGGTATCGCCCGGAGGTTGGGGACTTACGGGTAGGGATGCCGGAGATGCGGACAAAAGCGGTCGTATAGGCATAAATGTCACTGCCGACTTTGATGAGGCATTGGAGCTATGTGATATCGTTATGATTGTAGATTCAGAAAAGTATCTGGACTTCCAAAAGTATATGATGCCAAAAGTATTTTCAGCAGTGGATCATGGAAAAGATATAATAATTACCACACAATTAAGAGATGCAGATTTTAATACAATATCAAAAAAGTGTAAGGAGGCAGGAGTTAACTTTAAATATTTTAATTATCCGGAAGAGCATAGGAAATTTCCCGTAATAAATGTTGAAAACGAATTCCTTTACAACATCAATACTCCTGTTGTTTTTGTTCTTGGGATTGGCGAAAGGACAAGCAAGTTTGAGATTCAGCTTTCTCTTAGGGAGAAGTTTTGCAATGAGGGCTACAGGGTAAGTCAGATAGGAACAAGAGGGTATTGTGAATTACTGGGGTTTCATTCTTTCCCTGAATTCATGTTTAACGGTACATTTCCGGAGACAAATAAGATTGTATTCTTTAACCATCTGATTAAAAAAATAGAGGATGAGGAGCATCCGGATGTAATTATTATAGGAATTCCGGGAGGAATCATGCCTTTTAATAATAGACTTACAAACAAATTTGGTATTCTTGCCTACGAAGTTTCCCAGGCTCTACCATCCGATAGTGCCATATTCAGCTGTCATTACGCGGAGTATGATAATAACTACTTTAAAGGTCTGTCAGATTTGGTTAAATATAAGCTTGGCTTTGAGGTAAGCTGCTACAACATTTCAAATGTAATGTTTGATTGGACGAATTCAAAGCAAGAAAATAAAATCATATATACAACTCTCGATTCCACATTCATTGGTGAAAAAATAATAAAGTATGCTGAATCAGATTTACCTGTTTTTAATGCACAGAATACTGATAGCGCTGGGAATATGTCTGAACATATTATTAATAAGCTTGCTGATTATGGTAATGCTCAATGCGTATGA
- a CDS encoding CLI_3235 family bacteriocin precursor translates to MRKLGKKLNQVERSVEAYTSCGCGCYCNEEPNYSYGTYMSQYTYTLAYYNR, encoded by the coding sequence ATGAGGAAACTTGGTAAGAAGCTAAATCAGGTTGAAAGAAGTGTTGAGGCGTATACGTCTTGCGGATGCGGGTGTTACTGTAATGAAGAGCCAAATTATAGTTATGGAACTTACATGTCACAATATACTTATACGCTCGCTTACTACAATAGATAG